Proteins encoded within one genomic window of Dyadobacter chenhuakuii:
- a CDS encoding 6-pyruvoyl trahydropterin synthase family protein, which yields MAQKVAVFRKEHFNAAHRLHNPEWSAEKNESVFGKCNNPNFHGHNYELIVQVTGEVDPETGYVLDMKVLSSVLKEFVLDRFDHKNLNLDVEEFKSLNPSAENIAIVIYTILRSKIDSGLDLKVRLYETERNFVEYPVD from the coding sequence ATGGCTCAAAAGGTGGCGGTGTTCCGGAAGGAACATTTCAATGCGGCTCATCGTCTTCATAATCCGGAATGGTCGGCTGAAAAGAATGAGAGCGTGTTTGGTAAATGCAATAATCCCAATTTTCACGGGCACAATTATGAGCTGATCGTTCAGGTGACGGGGGAAGTTGATCCTGAAACCGGTTATGTGCTGGATATGAAAGTACTCAGTTCTGTTTTAAAGGAATTTGTGCTTGATCGTTTTGACCATAAAAACCTTAATCTTGACGTCGAAGAATTCAAATCACTCAACCCTTCCGCGGAAAATATCGCGATCGTTATTTATACCATATTAAGATCAAAAATTGACTCAGGCCTTGACCTGAAAGTTAGATTATATGAAACAGAACGGAACTTTGTCGAATATCCCGTCGACTGA